In Sulfuriferula plumbiphila, the genomic window CGTTGATGAGCGATTTGTCGCCGGCCTCGAACTGGCTCAGCCTGAACTGGCTGCCGGGTTTGATTTTGTAAGGTTTGATGTCCATTTATTGAGTGCCTCTGAAAGTTTACGGCGCGCCTGAATACAGGAATAGTAGCCGTAATGCGCGCATGATTCGCTATTTCTGGCGGCAATCGAATTCCACCGGATGGTTACGGAACTATCTAAAACGTCATGAGTCCTCGTATCCATGGAATCGATCATCAATAATGGACACCATCGCCATGACGGGAAATTCGCCGGCGCAACAAGCGTTTCAGTTGCTGAAACAACATATTTCGCAACACATCATTGGCCAGGAAGTGCTTGTCGAGCGGCTCCTGATAGCGCTTCTGGCCGATGGCCACCTGTTGGTCGAAGGCGCGCCGGGTCTTGCCAAGACGCGCGCCATCAAGGTTTTGAGCGAGGGCATCGACGGCGATTTTCACCGCGTACAGTTCACACCGGATCTGTTACCCGCCGATCTTACCGGCACCGATATTTTTCGTCCACAGGATGGTTCTTTCCAGTTCCAGCGCGGCCCGCTGTTCCACAACCTGGTACTGGCCGACGAGGTGAACCGGGCGCCGGCCAAGGTGCAGTCGGCGCTGCTCGAGGCCATGGCGGAGCGACAGATCACCGTTGGCACCACGACGTATCCACTGCCGAAACTGTTTCTGGTCATGGCCACCCAGAACCCCATTGAGCAGGAGGGAACCTACCCGCTTCCGGAAGCTCAGCTCGACCGTTTCCTGCTGCACGTAAAGGTCGATTATCCCAAAGCCGAGGCCGAGCGGCAGATACTGCAACTGGCCCGTGACGAAGCGTCGCAACAGATTCGCAATACGGCGCCGGCTGTGGCCAGACTTGGCCAGGAAATCCTGCTTGCCGCGCGCCAGGAGGTGCTGGAGGTCTACATGGCCGACAACCTGGAGCGTTACCTGGTCGAGATTATTCTTGCCACCCGCGACCCATCATCCTACAACCCCGCTCTGGGCAGCTGGGTGCAATGGGGCGCCAGTCCGCGCGCCACGATTGCCCTCGACCGTTGCGCGCGCGCCCATGCCTGGCTGGCAGGGCGCAATTATGTGGGACCGGAAGATATTCAGGCCCTGGCTTTTGATGTGCTGCGCCATCGCGTGCTGCTGAGCTATGAGGCGGAGGCAGAAGGTCACACCCCTGACCACTTTATCGAGAAACTGGTCGACCTGATCCCGGTGCCATGATTCCCCCATTCGGGCACAGCAGGCCCTTCTACACCCGCCCGGCTTCCGTGCCGGCAGACCTGCCGAATCAGGACGATGGCGTGGTACGGATAAGTTTGTCCTCCCTGATCGCCCTGCATCACGCCGCCGAATCGCTGCCGCTCAAACCTGGGCGGATTCGTTCGCCTGTCAGCGGCGGCTACCGTTCCCCTTTCAAGGGGCGCGGCATGGAGTTCGATGAGGTGCGCCCCTACATGCAGGGCGACGATGTGCGCAGTCTCGATTGGCGCGTGACCGCGCGTACCGGCCGTCCGCATACCAAGCTGTTTCGCGAGGAACGCGAGCGTGCCGTGCTGCTCTGGGTTGACTTGCGCCACGCCATGTTTTTTGCCACCAAGGGCGCGTTCAAGGCGGTGCGTGCGGCCCAGGCGGCTGCCCTGCTGGGGTGGCGTGCCGTGGCTCAGAGTGACCGGCTCGGCGCCCTGCTGTTCTCCGAGGAGACGCATATCGAGCTGCGCCCCAGGCGCGGCAAAGCGGCCTTGCTGCATGTGCTGAGCCGCATCGCCGATCACCCGGCCTGGCAGCACCGGGCTGCCGGCAGCGATGCGCTGGCGGCAGCCAGTGCGCTGAACCAGACGCTGGTGCGTCTGCGCCGGGTGGCACAGCCGGGCAGCCTGATCATCCTGCTGAGCGATTTTGCCTACATCAATGGCCAGGGGAGCGCGCATCTGGGCCAGCTAGCCCGCCATAACGATCTCATTCTCGCCGACATCCACGACCCGCTGGAGGCCGAGCTGCCTCCGCCAGGACATTATCGGGTGAGCGACGGCGAGCGGTTCCTGACCCTGGCGACCGAAGACCCGCATTTACGCGAGCGCTATCGCCAGGGTTTTATCAGGCGACAGACCGCGCTGCAGCAGCTATGTCGCCGATATGGCATGACCCTGCTGCCGCTGACCACCTCCGCAGACCCGCTGGCTGCGCTTCAGCAGGGATTGGGGCTGCGCTGATGAATCCGGCGTTGAGCCAGTTGCGCGATATACACCTGCCTGCGCGCATCTCCTGGTGGCCGCCGGCACTGGGATGGTGGCTGCTGGCTGCAGCCATCCTGCTGATAGCGCTTGCGCTGTATGGCTTGCATCGCCACCGTCGCCGGAACCACTGGCGCCGTTTTGCATTGAGTGAACTGAGCCGCCTGCGCGAACTGCATGAGACGCAGCAATCCGCACCCTGCGCCCTGGTCAGCGAACTGTCGATCCTGCTGCGCCGGGTGGCGGTCAGCCGCTTTCCCCGCGCGGAGGTGGCGGCGCTCAACGGTGACGCGTGGCTTGCTTTTCTCGATCACAGCCTGGGTGAAGGCGCTGCTTTTCAGTCGCACGCCGGGCGTCTGTTGACCACCGTTCCGTATCGTCCGGATGCGGCCATCGATCCGGGTTCCCTGCGTGCTTTATTGGCACTGGGCGAACGCTGGCTGAAGAAGCTGCCGCGAGGCAAAAAATGATCCACTTCGAGTGGCCGTGGCTTTTTCTCATTTTGCCGCTGCCGCTTTTGCTGCGTCTCTCGCTGCCACGTGCCGATGAAATCAGGGAGGCCGCGTTGCGCGTACCCGGCCTTGATCCTTTTGCCATGGAAAGCGCTGCGAAACCCGGCAGGCTGGCGCAGCGACGCGGCCGGGCATGGCTCGGCGCCCTGGCATGGTTGCTATTGGTTACGGCTGCGGCACGCCCGGTCTGGCTCGGTGATCCCATCGACTTGCCGGTCAGCGGGCGCGACCTGATGCTGGCGGTGGACCTCTCCGGCAGTATGCAAACCCCTGATTTTGCCATTCATGGACAACGTGTGAGCCGCCTCGACGCCATCAAGGAGATTGCCGGCGACTTCATAGACCGGCGCGTCGGCGATCGCATCGGATTGATCCTGTTCGGCACGCAGGCTTATTTGCAAACCCCGCTGACTTTCGACCGCAAGACCGTACACACGCTGCTTGACGAGGCCGCCATCGGTCTGGCCGGTGAACAAACGGCTATCGGCGACGCCATCGGCCTGGCGGTAAAACGCTTGCGGGAACGTCCGCATGGCAACAAGGTCCTGATATTGCTGACCGATGGCGTCAGCAACGCCGGCGCGGTGACACCGCTCAAGGCGGCAGAGCTGGCTGCCCAGGAGGGGGTCACCATCTACACCATCGGCATCGGCGCCGATGAGATGCAGATTCCTTCGCTGTTCGGCATGCAAAGCGTCAACCCTTCCGGCGACCTCGATGAAGATACGCTGCGCGCCATCGCCAAGGCGACCGGTGGACGCTATTTTCGTGCCCGTGACACCGAACAGTTGAACCAGATATATACCATCCTGGATAAACTGCAGCCGGTCGATCAGGAGAAACAGACCTTTCGCCCGCACACCACGCTGTTCTACTGGCCGTTGGCCATCAGCCTGCTTCTTGCAGGGCTGCTTCTGCTTCCGAATGCGGGAAGGAGATGAGGCCATGGGCATGATTGCGACATTTCACTTTTTGCGGCCCGTCTGGCTGCTCGCCCTGCTCCCGCTGGCCGCACTGCTCTGGCTGATGTGGCGCCGGCGCCTGGTCAGTCGCAGCTGGCAGCGCGTGGTGGAGCCGCGGCTACTGGCCCATCTCCTGATCGGAAAAAATGCCCGCCAAGGCCCTTGGGTCCTGTTCGTCGTCGGCCTCGGCGGCCTGCTGGCAATCCTCGCTCTGGCCGGCCCGGCATGGCAGAAACTGGCGCAGCCGGTATTTCGCCAGCAGTCGGCACTGGTTGTGCTGCTCGACCTGTCCCGTTCGATGGATGCCACCGATATCAAACCCAGCCGCCTGCAACGGGCACAACTGAAATTACGCGATATCCTCAACCAGCAAAAGGAAGGCGAAACGGCGCTGATCGTCTACGCCGCCACCCCCTTTGTGGTCAGCCCGCTGACCACTGATGCCAAGACCATCGTCAGTCAGATCGATAGCCTTACCACCGGCCTGATGCCGGCGCAGGGTTCACGCCCCGATCGCGCGATCAGCCTGGCGCAGAAACTGCTGGACCAGGCCGGCGCCACCCACGGCGGTGTGCTGCTGATCACAGATGGCCTCAACGGCAGTGAGTCGAACTCACTTGAGGCTGCAATCAGCCATCTGGTCAAGGCCGGGCACCGGTTATCGGTATTGGGCGTCGGCACCACTGAAGGCGCGCCCATTCCCGATCCCCATGGCGGATTTTTCGAGAGCGATGACGGTGCCATTGTCATTCCCAGGCTGGACGATGCCAGCCTCGAAGCGCTTGCACGCCAGGGTCACGGTGTCTATCGGCGCCTGAGCACCGATGACAGCGATTTCCGCGCCCTGCTGGCGCCATTCAAGCGCACGCTTGACCCGCAACAGGGTGAAAAGGCCGATGGCCTGATGAGCGATCAGTGGCGCGACGAAGGACCCTGGCT contains:
- a CDS encoding VWA domain-containing protein, with protein sequence MGMIATFHFLRPVWLLALLPLAALLWLMWRRRLVSRSWQRVVEPRLLAHLLIGKNARQGPWVLFVVGLGGLLAILALAGPAWQKLAQPVFRQQSALVVLLDLSRSMDATDIKPSRLQRAQLKLRDILNQQKEGETALIVYAATPFVVSPLTTDAKTIVSQIDSLTTGLMPAQGSRPDRAISLAQKLLDQAGATHGGVLLITDGLNGSESNSLEAAISHLVKAGHRLSVLGVGTTEGAPIPDPHGGFFESDDGAIVIPRLDDASLEALARQGHGVYRRLSTDDSDFRALLAPFKRTLDPQQGEKADGLMSDQWRDEGPWLLLPLLLLGALAFRRGYLVVLLLIILPQTHPAYASGWSSLWLRDDQRGQQAMDAKQPQLAARLFHDPEWRAAAEYRAGNYQAVLDSLKGIDTAQTDYNRGNALAQLGRLPEAMRAYDEALKRDPGLDDARYNRTLVEELLKKQQQKKQQHASNQQQASKNGQQGKSAGQSQQTSPQSRQGNQPPNQKSDQATHSQGNTGKQKPDVGHQQNDAAEQPGVQPQDQATQKQNHGHPQPLPQAADQHSALPGSTQAAVDAQAQRKQLQQADEQWLRRIPDDPGGLWRRKFLYQYKQQPQFQKSEKQPW
- a CDS encoding DUF4381 domain-containing protein is translated as MNPALSQLRDIHLPARISWWPPALGWWLLAAAILLIALALYGLHRHRRRNHWRRFALSELSRLRELHETQQSAPCALVSELSILLRRVAVSRFPRAEVAALNGDAWLAFLDHSLGEGAAFQSHAGRLLTTVPYRPDAAIDPGSLRALLALGERWLKKLPRGKK
- a CDS encoding vWA domain-containing protein; protein product: MIHFEWPWLFLILPLPLLLRLSLPRADEIREAALRVPGLDPFAMESAAKPGRLAQRRGRAWLGALAWLLLVTAAARPVWLGDPIDLPVSGRDLMLAVDLSGSMQTPDFAIHGQRVSRLDAIKEIAGDFIDRRVGDRIGLILFGTQAYLQTPLTFDRKTVHTLLDEAAIGLAGEQTAIGDAIGLAVKRLRERPHGNKVLILLTDGVSNAGAVTPLKAAELAAQEGVTIYTIGIGADEMQIPSLFGMQSVNPSGDLDEDTLRAIAKATGGRYFRARDTEQLNQIYTILDKLQPVDQEKQTFRPHTTLFYWPLAISLLLAGLLLLPNAGRR
- a CDS encoding DUF58 domain-containing protein, translated to MIPPFGHSRPFYTRPASVPADLPNQDDGVVRISLSSLIALHHAAESLPLKPGRIRSPVSGGYRSPFKGRGMEFDEVRPYMQGDDVRSLDWRVTARTGRPHTKLFREERERAVLLWVDLRHAMFFATKGAFKAVRAAQAAALLGWRAVAQSDRLGALLFSEETHIELRPRRGKAALLHVLSRIADHPAWQHRAAGSDALAAASALNQTLVRLRRVAQPGSLIILLSDFAYINGQGSAHLGQLARHNDLILADIHDPLEAELPPPGHYRVSDGERFLTLATEDPHLRERYRQGFIRRQTALQQLCRRYGMTLLPLTTSADPLAALQQGLGLR
- a CDS encoding AAA family ATPase, encoding MDTIAMTGNSPAQQAFQLLKQHISQHIIGQEVLVERLLIALLADGHLLVEGAPGLAKTRAIKVLSEGIDGDFHRVQFTPDLLPADLTGTDIFRPQDGSFQFQRGPLFHNLVLADEVNRAPAKVQSALLEAMAERQITVGTTTYPLPKLFLVMATQNPIEQEGTYPLPEAQLDRFLLHVKVDYPKAEAERQILQLARDEASQQIRNTAPAVARLGQEILLAARQEVLEVYMADNLERYLVEIILATRDPSSYNPALGSWVQWGASPRATIALDRCARAHAWLAGRNYVGPEDIQALAFDVLRHRVLLSYEAEAEGHTPDHFIEKLVDLIPVP